The Candidatus Nomurabacteria bacterium genome has a segment encoding these proteins:
- a CDS encoding IS30 family transposase, translating to MKKKKQYKHLSFEERFVIEKSLSRSIKIRDIAMLLGRSPSTISSEVNRNRVNGEYIADKAQHRSYIKRWRSKRQCLKVSMDRFLVGFVEKKLIEKWSPKQISGYLDKEHEITCSDKAIYKFIDSRCLERYLFWSWNKKKSGRKRYKYDNPKDNRKYIKNRPVLVGVGHWEVDFIVSKKSTWSLLVATDRLTKHTLIKRLPNRKHVTINHALSEMFNGQSLKTITTDNDIAFNHWKVIEEQLNTNIYFTHPYHSWEKGLVENTNRWIRCFVPKKRDVSTVTDEEIESILSFINDRPREVIDFRIPSVYYKEQQCVLLEG from the coding sequence ATGAAAAAGAAAAAACAATATAAACATCTTTCTTTTGAGGAAAGATTTGTGATTGAAAAATCATTGAGTAGAAGCATAAAGATTAGAGATATAGCTATGCTATTAGGTAGAAGCCCAAGTACTATAAGTAGTGAAGTCAACAGAAATAGAGTAAATGGAGAATATATAGCAGATAAAGCCCAACATAGATCATATATTAAAAGATGGAGATCAAAGAGGCAGTGCTTGAAAGTCTCTATGGATAGATTCTTAGTTGGGTTTGTGGAGAAGAAACTTATTGAAAAATGGTCACCTAAACAAATAAGTGGGTATTTAGATAAAGAACATGAAATAACATGTTCAGATAAAGCAATATATAAGTTTATTGACTCTAGATGTCTAGAAAGGTACCTGTTTTGGTCATGGAACAAGAAAAAGAGTGGAAGGAAGAGGTATAAATATGATAACCCTAAAGATAATAGAAAATATATTAAAAATAGGCCCGTATTAGTTGGTGTTGGTCACTGGGAGGTAGATTTTATTGTTTCTAAAAAAAGCACCTGGTCACTTCTTGTGGCGACTGATCGCTTAACTAAACATACTCTCATAAAGAGGCTCCCAAACAGAAAACACGTGACTATCAATCACGCGCTTTCTGAAATGTTCAATGGTCAATCTCTTAAAACTATAACCACTGACAATGACATCGCTTTCAATCACTGGAAAGTGATTGAAGAGCAATTAAATACTAACATATACTTCACACATCCCTATCATTCATGGGAGAAGGGGCTGGTAGAGAATACCAATAGATGGATTAGATGTTTTGTACCCAAGAAGAGAGACGTTAGTACCGTAACTGATGAAGAAATTGAAAGTATTCTTTCCTTCATCAATGACCGACCGAGAGAAGTGATTGATTTTAGAATTCCTAGTGTGTACTATAAAGAACAGCAATGTGTTCTGCTTGAGGGGTAG
- a CDS encoding glycosyltransferase family 2 protein, with product MKDLPFVSIIVPCWNEEGTIRKTIQSLLMLDYPKNKFEIIAVDDGSTDGTWKEMQNFSNNPQVKIFQKENGGKHTAVNLGIEHATGDFIGCLDSDSFVHNKALKRIIQTFRRSNDTMAVIPTLIIHNPKSFIQKVQVAEYDMAAYIKKVLSDIDAIQVTPGPFSFFRKEVFQKIGKFKKAHNTEDQEIALRMHEAGMKIALSPHSFVYTVSPNTTKKLYKQRVRWTYGFFKNVIDYKHMLLKKKYGNIATFTLPVALFTIGGVAVSTLILLIRFVSNSIQKIRGIYFAGFRTDGFHLFNLDWFFFNTDIVVFLSLFLVSITFFWVFLGRKISKGRGFLSFDIFYFLVAYYLLSPFWVFKSAWNTAISKKPSWR from the coding sequence ATGAAAGATCTACCTTTTGTATCTATTATAGTGCCTTGTTGGAATGAGGAGGGGACAATAAGAAAGACTATACAATCCCTTCTTATGCTAGATTATCCAAAAAATAAGTTTGAGATTATAGCGGTTGACGACGGTAGTACTGACGGTACCTGGAAAGAAATGCAAAACTTTTCAAACAACCCTCAAGTAAAAATTTTCCAAAAGGAAAATGGAGGAAAGCATACAGCAGTAAATCTCGGTATTGAACATGCAACCGGAGATTTTATAGGGTGTTTAGACTCTGACTCGTTTGTACACAACAAAGCTTTGAAGAGAATAATTCAGACATTTAGAAGAAGTAACGATACAATGGCAGTTATACCTACTCTTATAATTCATAACCCAAAAAGCTTCATCCAAAAAGTTCAAGTTGCCGAGTATGATATGGCGGCTTATATAAAAAAAGTTCTTTCTGACATAGATGCGATACAGGTTACACCCGGACCTTTTTCTTTTTTTAGGAAAGAAGTATTTCAAAAAATAGGTAAATTCAAAAAAGCGCACAACACAGAAGACCAAGAAATCGCTCTTCGTATGCATGAGGCCGGTATGAAGATAGCACTTTCTCCACACTCGTTTGTATATACAGTTAGTCCAAATACGACAAAAAAGCTTTATAAACAAAGGGTTAGATGGACATACGGCTTTTTCAAGAATGTTATAGATTACAAACATATGCTCTTGAAGAAAAAGTACGGAAACATAGCAACTTTTACATTACCAGTAGCACTTTTTACGATAGGTGGTGTTGCGGTTTCTACTCTCATACTGTTGATTAGATTTGTATCAAACTCCATACAAAAGATCAGGGGGATTTATTTTGCAGGATTTAGAACGGATGGTTTTCATCTTTTTAATCTAGATTGGTTCTTTTTCAATACAGATATTGTTGTTTTCCTTTCTCTGTTTTTAGTATCGATAACTTTCTTCTGGGTTTTTCTTGGAAGAAAAATATCCAAGGGAAGGGGATTTCTTTCTTTTGATATTTTTTATTTTTTGGTTGCTTACTACCTACTGTCTCCATTTTGGGTTTTCAAGTCTGCGTGGAATACAGCTATTTCTAAAAAACCTTCTTGGCGATAA
- the rpsB gene encoding 30S ribosomal protein S2, whose amino-acid sequence MTEIQNIDEKAKDLRVSGAHYGFSKSRRHPSMKDFIETNQGENDIIDIQKTISQIKEATDFLKALAEKNKAILFVGTKAEAKRVVEENASSRNLPYVSSRWVPGTLTNWTEVKKRVKKLEDNLEQKNSGEINKYTKKERLMIDKENEKLERDFTGLRNMDGMPDAVVIIDPRNENVAVDEAVNMNIPVIALANTDCDISKITYPIVANDASLRTIEKVVKELANAASNS is encoded by the coding sequence ATGACAGAAATACAAAATATAGACGAAAAAGCTAAGGATCTCCGAGTAAGCGGGGCTCATTATGGTTTCAGTAAATCAAGAAGACACCCTTCTATGAAAGATTTTATAGAAACAAATCAAGGTGAAAACGACATAATTGATATACAAAAAACAATATCTCAAATCAAAGAAGCTACAGATTTTCTAAAAGCGTTGGCAGAAAAAAACAAGGCTATTTTGTTCGTTGGAACAAAAGCTGAAGCAAAGAGAGTTGTAGAAGAAAATGCTTCTTCAAGAAATCTTCCTTATGTTTCTTCAAGATGGGTTCCTGGGACACTAACAAACTGGACAGAAGTAAAGAAAAGAGTAAAGAAACTAGAAGACAATCTAGAGCAAAAAAATTCTGGTGAAATAAACAAGTACACAAAGAAAGAAAGACTAATGATTGACAAAGAGAACGAAAAACTAGAGAGAGATTTTACTGGTCTTAGAAATATGGATGGTATGCCAGATGCTGTTGTAATAATAGACCCTAGAAATGAAAACGTTGCCGTAGACGAAGCGGTAAACATGAATATACCTGTAATCGCACTAGCAAACACTGATTGTGATATCAGCAAAATCACATATCCTATAGTTGCAAATGACGCTAGTTTGCGTACAATTGAAAAGGTTGTAAAAGAACTAGCTAACGCTGCTTCAAACTCTTAA
- the tsf gene encoding translation elongation factor Ts — MSQIGAEAVKELRDKTGVSVMQCKKALEEAEGDMEKALLILQKKSSEIMAKKADRDSSDGIITIKQSGNKVAISKISCETDFVSKNEEFVKFAEEVTEKLLDSEDAAKEYAESKISELVQKIGENIQVKELESYDGETIGLYVHHDKKSGSVIILKGGTPELAKDIAMHATAMRPQYLKRDDVDSDTLEKMTELFREEIKESGKPEDIQEKMLKGKVDSYLKEITLLEQPFIKDGEKTISRLLEDNSATIDRLIYKSVS, encoded by the coding sequence ATGAGTCAAATAGGAGCAGAAGCTGTAAAAGAACTAAGAGACAAAACTGGTGTCTCTGTAATGCAGTGCAAAAAAGCACTAGAAGAAGCCGAGGGAGATATGGAAAAAGCTCTTCTTATACTACAGAAGAAGTCTAGTGAAATAATGGCAAAAAAGGCAGATAGAGACTCTAGTGATGGAATCATAACCATAAAACAAAGTGGAAATAAGGTTGCTATAAGCAAAATTTCTTGCGAAACAGATTTTGTTTCTAAAAACGAAGAATTTGTAAAGTTTGCAGAAGAAGTAACAGAAAAACTCCTAGATAGCGAAGATGCAGCAAAAGAATATGCTGAATCAAAAATATCCGAACTCGTACAAAAGATTGGTGAAAATATACAAGTAAAAGAACTAGAAAGTTACGATGGTGAAACTATAGGGCTATATGTACACCACGACAAAAAAAGCGGTTCTGTTATCATCCTAAAAGGAGGAACACCGGAACTTGCAAAAGACATAGCTATGCATGCAACAGCTATGAGACCACAGTACCTAAAAAGAGACGATGTAGACTCTGATACTCTAGAAAAAATGACTGAACTGTTTAGAGAAGAAATAAAAGAGTCTGGAAAACCAGAAGACATCCAAGAAAAAATGCTAAAAGGTAAGGTTGATTCTTACCTAAAAGAAATAACTCTATTGGAACAACCATTTATAAAAGATGGGGAAAAAACTATATCTAGATTGCTTGAGGATAATAGTGCTACAATAGATAGACTGATATACAAGTCAGTATCATAA
- a CDS encoding rod shape-determining protein, with product MINKFYRIFSNDIGIDLGTANTLVYIKGHGVVIAEPSVVALNTKTGRIVAVGGEAKEMLGRTPAHIKAIRPLVDGVISDFEVTEEMLAYLINKAEKISKKYFRPRVVIGVPTGVTNVEARAVYDAAKSAGAREVYIIEEPMAAAIGIKMPIKEPKGSMVIDIGGGTTDVAVISLGGIVKAKSMKIAGDRFNSDISLYLRDEFKILIGEKTAEQIKVAVGSVLEEEPKEIVVRGRDIVTGLPREVVVTDSDVREAIAVSVTNMIDGIKEILETTPPEVLSDVMQRGITLTGGGALLRGLAPLLETILSIPVRVSSDPLTAVVRGTGVILDDIETYKDVLMREDNELPPR from the coding sequence ATGATCAATAAGTTTTATAGAATTTTTTCAAATGATATCGGTATAGATCTTGGTACAGCAAATACTCTAGTCTATATAAAAGGACATGGTGTGGTTATAGCAGAGCCTTCTGTTGTGGCGCTGAACACTAAAACCGGAAGAATCGTTGCAGTTGGAGGAGAAGCAAAAGAGATGCTTGGTAGAACACCAGCACATATCAAGGCAATAAGACCACTTGTAGATGGTGTTATTTCTGATTTTGAAGTTACAGAAGAGATGCTTGCTTATCTTATAAACAAAGCAGAAAAAATTTCTAAAAAATATTTTAGACCAAGAGTTGTTATTGGTGTTCCAACCGGTGTTACAAACGTAGAGGCAAGAGCGGTTTATGATGCAGCAAAAAGTGCCGGTGCAAGAGAGGTTTATATAATCGAAGAGCCGATGGCCGCAGCGATAGGAATAAAGATGCCTATCAAAGAACCAAAAGGTTCTATGGTTATCGATATCGGTGGCGGTACAACTGATGTTGCAGTTATTTCTCTTGGTGGAATTGTGAAGGCAAAAAGTATGAAGATTGCAGGAGATAGATTCAACTCTGATATTTCTCTTTATCTTCGTGATGAGTTCAAGATTTTGATAGGGGAAAAAACAGCAGAGCAGATCAAGGTTGCCGTTGGATCTGTACTAGAAGAAGAACCAAAAGAAATAGTTGTGAGAGGCCGTGACATAGTAACAGGTCTTCCAAGAGAAGTTGTAGTCACAGATAGTGATGTGCGCGAAGCCATAGCGGTTTCTGTGACAAATATGATAGACGGTATAAAAGAAATTCTAGAAACAACTCCACCAGAAGTTCTTTCCGATGTTATGCAAAGAGGTATAACGCTTACTGGAGGAGGCGCACTACTTAGAGGACTTGCACCACTACTTGAAACAATACTTTCTATACCAGTTAGAGTATCAAGCGACCCGCTGACTGCTGTTGTTAGAGGTACTGGTGTTATACTAGATGACATAGAGACATACAAAGATGTCTTGATGAGAGAAGACAATGAGTTACCTCCTCGCTAA
- a CDS encoding thioredoxin domain-containing protein, whose protein sequence is MENTQNDQNNIQIESQPKKKKDLPIGSAIVLAAVIIGGAMLLKDIKPAEKNAETNTGSSTSLGIKLEKDEHIRGDKNAPVLLVEYSDIDCPFCKKFHPTVKQALEEYDGQIAWVYRHFPLTSLHPEAKDKAIATECVAKYSGEDAFWTYLDYLVSNEIPASDLWQTAQNLGYTDARIETCIDTKETLPLVEADIKLAGEAGAKGTPHSVVFNSKTGKATLVSGAYPIEELKNAIDGVLN, encoded by the coding sequence ATGGAAAATACACAAAATGATCAAAACAATATACAAATAGAGTCCCAACCGAAAAAGAAAAAAGACTTGCCAATCGGTAGTGCTATAGTTTTGGCTGCGGTAATAATCGGAGGAGCGATGCTCTTGAAAGATATAAAACCTGCAGAAAAAAATGCTGAAACAAATACAGGTAGCTCTACATCTTTGGGAATAAAGCTAGAGAAAGATGAGCACATAAGAGGTGACAAAAATGCACCTGTACTTCTTGTAGAATATTCAGATATAGATTGTCCTTTCTGTAAGAAATTTCATCCTACAGTAAAACAAGCCCTAGAAGAATACGATGGACAAATTGCTTGGGTATATAGACATTTCCCTCTTACAAGCCTTCATCCAGAAGCTAAAGACAAAGCTATAGCAACAGAGTGTGTTGCAAAATATTCTGGAGAAGACGCATTCTGGACATACCTGGACTATCTAGTTTCAAATGAAATACCGGCTAGCGATTTGTGGCAAACAGCACAAAATCTGGGTTACACTGACGCAAGAATAGAAACTTGTATAGATACAAAAGAAACTCTACCTCTAGTAGAAGCTGATATAAAACTAGCAGGAGAAGCTGGCGCAAAAGGTACACCTCACTCAGTTGTATTCAACTCAAAAACAGGAAAAGCGACACTCGTAAGTGGCGCTTATCCTATCGAAGAACTTAAAAATGCTATAGACGGGGTTTTGAATTAA
- the dnaG gene encoding DNA primase encodes MRDTVSKIKESISIEDVIGSYIKLEKAGSNLKAVCPFHKEKTPSFMVSPSRGSYYCFGCGAKGDIFSFVEAFEGLDFKRALEVLAKRAGVPITYERSEKSNKKDKLYEIMEEATIFFENNLKDMPIASKYLLDRGVKSESIDKFRIGFALDSWDALYKHLSSSGFSTEDINLAGLIKEGNKSGQFYDRFRSRIVFPLCDSSGRVIAFSGRYLEVPGNSSGKDIEPAKYLNSPETPIFSKGASFYGINLAKNKIREKKSAIIVEGQFDLVLSHQFGFENTIATSGTAFSVNEKNEDLGGLTHFGMIKNIAEKIILAFDGDKAGIRASYRATDLALEKGLSVEIVTIPTDEDPADILKKDSARWGEILSHGKDATLFFSEFLREKSKNKEDLAKNIYTKIVPLLSKIDSEIVRKEKINTISSKLDLDSLSIEKDVDNYLRKNIKTSYIDERSSSEDLPERKDRGDIASQALGLLFYLYGSEDKQKETEEYEKQIKAILGDEYESYKSLAESRKEELLFSLDNEIASREVGSSIFEEVLINLEESVGWDRLDKLREEIDRAEELGDESEALEKIKQFVDQRKKLDVLIEKRTKL; translated from the coding sequence ATGCGAGATACAGTTTCAAAAATAAAAGAATCTATATCTATCGAAGATGTTATAGGTTCTTATATAAAACTGGAAAAAGCAGGATCTAACCTGAAGGCGGTTTGTCCTTTTCACAAAGAAAAGACACCTTCCTTTATGGTTTCTCCTTCTCGCGGTTCTTATTATTGTTTTGGCTGTGGTGCCAAGGGTGACATATTTAGTTTTGTTGAAGCTTTCGAGGGTCTCGATTTCAAAAGGGCTCTCGAGGTTTTGGCAAAAAGAGCGGGTGTTCCTATAACATACGAAAGAAGTGAAAAAAGCAACAAAAAAGACAAGCTTTATGAAATCATGGAAGAAGCTACAATCTTTTTTGAAAACAACTTGAAAGACATGCCTATTGCCTCGAAATATCTTTTGGATAGGGGGGTTAAAAGTGAAAGTATAGACAAGTTTAGAATAGGCTTCGCATTAGATTCTTGGGACGCGCTTTATAAGCATCTTTCGTCTTCTGGGTTTTCTACAGAAGATATAAATCTTGCGGGCCTTATAAAAGAGGGAAATAAATCTGGTCAGTTTTATGACAGATTTCGTTCTAGGATTGTTTTCCCTTTGTGTGATTCATCTGGAAGAGTGATAGCTTTTTCTGGGAGATATCTGGAGGTCCCAGGAAATAGTAGTGGCAAAGATATTGAACCAGCAAAGTACTTGAATAGTCCTGAAACTCCGATTTTTTCAAAAGGCGCAAGTTTTTATGGTATAAATCTTGCCAAAAACAAAATAAGAGAAAAAAAGAGTGCGATTATTGTAGAGGGACAGTTTGACCTAGTTCTTTCTCATCAGTTTGGTTTTGAAAACACAATAGCAACAAGCGGTACAGCTTTTTCTGTAAATGAAAAAAACGAAGACCTTGGAGGGCTAACTCACTTTGGAATGATAAAAAATATCGCCGAAAAGATAATACTGGCTTTTGACGGAGATAAGGCGGGAATAAGAGCTTCTTATAGGGCCACAGATTTGGCTCTAGAGAAGGGTTTATCTGTTGAAATAGTCACTATTCCAACTGACGAAGATCCGGCCGATATATTGAAGAAAGACAGTGCTAGGTGGGGTGAAATATTGTCTCATGGAAAAGACGCAACACTTTTCTTTTCAGAATTTTTGAGAGAAAAAAGCAAAAACAAAGAAGACTTGGCGAAAAATATCTATACAAAGATAGTTCCACTTCTTTCAAAAATAGACAGCGAAATAGTTCGAAAAGAAAAAATAAATACAATTTCTTCCAAACTAGATTTAGATAGTTTGAGCATAGAAAAAGATGTAGATAATTATCTAAGAAAAAATATCAAGACGTCTTATATCGACGAGAGAAGTTCAAGTGAAGATTTGCCAGAAAGAAAAGATAGAGGAGATATAGCATCTCAAGCGTTGGGGCTTCTATTTTATCTATATGGAAGTGAAGATAAACAAAAAGAGACAGAAGAATACGAAAAACAAATCAAGGCAATACTGGGAGATGAATACGAATCTTATAAATCACTCGCAGAGAGTCGGAAAGAAGAACTACTTTTTTCTCTCGATAATGAAATTGCATCTAGAGAAGTAGGATCATCTATATTTGAAGAGGTCTTGATAAATCTTGAAGAATCGGTAGGATGGGATAGGCTGGATAAACTCAGGGAAGAAATAGATAGGGCCGAAGAACTGGGAGACGAATCAGAAGCTCTAGAGAAAATAAAACAGTTTGTGGATCAAAGAAAAAAATTAGATGTATTAATAGAAAAAAGAACTAAATTATAA
- a CDS encoding sigma-70 family RNA polymerase sigma factor, giving the protein MKSKTKKTTKKVAKKTAKKAVKKAPKKAAKKAPKKASKKKVAKKTAKKAVKKAPKKAAKKTVKKSAPKRGKKKQEDLDTKKSQMIEKGKKRGFITYDEILKEFPNIEQDIPFLEALYEDMNISGIDVLEGGNILDLDQDKNDISKYLSPREISQYDSIQIYLKEIGQYPLLSAAEERELAKRIEKGDDEAKNLLARSNLRLVVSIAKKYVGRSSDLTLLDLIQEGNLGLFKAVEKFDWTKGYKFSTYATWWIRQSITRAIADQSRTIRIPVHMVETISKYKQVVRRLSQDLGRDPLPQEIATEMGIDVEKVHVIETINQETVSLEKPIGNDGDEKSTKGEFIPDEKILRPDQEVSRNLLSEQIREVLEELSPKEKKILEMRYGINTGVQHTLEEVGREFNVTRERIRQIEAKVHDKLRQNEKIQRLKNYFD; this is encoded by the coding sequence ATGAAAAGTAAAACAAAAAAAACAACTAAAAAAGTGGCAAAGAAAACTGCAAAGAAAGCAGTAAAAAAAGCTCCAAAGAAGGCAGCCAAAAAGGCTCCTAAAAAAGCATCTAAGAAAAAAGTGGCAAAGAAAACTGCAAAGAAAGCAGTAAAAAAAGCTCCAAAGAAGGCAGCCAAAAAAACAGTAAAAAAATCCGCACCAAAAAGAGGTAAGAAAAAACAAGAAGATCTCGACACAAAAAAATCCCAGATGATAGAGAAGGGAAAAAAGAGAGGTTTTATAACATACGATGAAATTCTAAAAGAATTTCCAAATATTGAACAAGACATACCATTTCTAGAGGCACTATATGAGGACATGAATATTTCCGGAATAGACGTTCTAGAAGGAGGAAATATACTTGATCTGGATCAAGATAAAAACGATATATCAAAATACCTTTCTCCAAGAGAGATTTCCCAATATGACTCTATACAAATATATCTAAAAGAAATCGGACAATATCCACTTTTGTCTGCGGCTGAAGAGAGAGAGCTCGCTAAAAGAATAGAAAAAGGTGACGATGAAGCAAAAAACCTTCTAGCCAGAAGCAACCTTCGTCTTGTTGTTTCTATCGCCAAGAAGTATGTTGGTAGATCAAGCGACCTTACTCTTTTAGACCTTATACAAGAAGGAAACTTGGGTCTTTTCAAAGCGGTAGAGAAGTTTGATTGGACAAAAGGTTACAAGTTCTCAACTTATGCTACTTGGTGGATAAGACAATCTATAACTCGTGCTATTGCCGACCAGTCTAGAACTATCAGAATACCAGTTCATATGGTTGAAACTATTTCAAAATACAAACAAGTTGTAAGAAGACTTTCTCAAGATCTTGGTAGAGATCCACTCCCACAAGAAATTGCTACAGAAATGGGAATAGACGTAGAAAAAGTTCACGTTATAGAAACAATAAACCAAGAAACAGTTTCCCTAGAAAAGCCTATAGGAAACGACGGAGATGAGAAGTCTACAAAGGGTGAGTTTATCCCAGATGAAAAGATACTAAGACCAGACCAAGAAGTTTCTAGAAATCTTCTTTCTGAACAAATAAGAGAAGTTCTAGAGGAACTTTCTCCAAAAGAGAAAAAGATTCTAGAAATGAGATATGGTATAAACACCGGTGTTCAGCACACCTTGGAAGAAGTTGGTAGGGAGTTTAATGTTACTCGTGAGCGTATCAGACAAATCGAGGCCAAGGTTCACGACAAGCTAAGACAAAACGAAAAAATCCAAAGACTAAAGAACTATTTTGATTAA
- a CDS encoding prolyl-tRNA synthetase, translated as MRQSKLFTKTRKEAPADEVAENAKMLIRAGFVHKEMSGVYSFLPLGLRVIENISSIIREEMNKVGGVEMKSAALQRKEVWEKTRWSDEVVDNWFKTELKNGTELGLAFTHEEPLTAMMKNYISSYKDLPVYPYDIMTVFRNEARAKSGIMRGREFFWKALYSFSKDKEEHDAFYEKIKDSYTNIFNRVGIGESTFLTFASGGSFSKYSHEFQTLSSAGEDTVYIDKDKKIAINKEVYTDEVISDLGLDKNNLLEEKAIEVGNIFSLGDKFSEPLELTYKGENGEPQNVFMGSYGIGISRLMGVVVETNKDDKGIIWPKEITPFKAHLLVIGEDQNVKDAGESLYLELKASGIETLFDDRDGVSPGEKLGGADLVGIPVRIVVSKKSLDAGGYEFKERNSDNSMVLSNTELIDTISEIYKKHDQ; from the coding sequence ATGAGGCAATCAAAACTATTCACAAAGACCAGAAAAGAGGCTCCGGCTGACGAAGTCGCTGAAAATGCCAAGATGCTTATAAGGGCTGGTTTTGTCCACAAAGAAATGTCGGGAGTTTACTCGTTTTTACCACTAGGATTAAGGGTTATCGAAAACATCTCGTCAATAATAAGAGAAGAAATGAACAAGGTTGGAGGGGTAGAAATGAAGTCTGCAGCACTTCAGAGAAAGGAGGTTTGGGAGAAAACAAGATGGTCAGATGAAGTTGTAGATAACTGGTTCAAAACTGAGTTGAAAAATGGTACAGAACTAGGTCTTGCGTTTACTCACGAAGAACCACTAACCGCAATGATGAAAAACTATATATCATCTTACAAAGATTTGCCTGTTTATCCTTATGACATCATGACTGTTTTTAGAAACGAAGCTAGAGCAAAAAGCGGCATAATGAGGGGAAGAGAATTTTTTTGGAAAGCGCTTTATTCTTTCTCAAAGGACAAAGAAGAGCACGATGCGTTTTATGAAAAGATAAAAGATTCTTATACAAACATATTCAATAGAGTTGGAATAGGCGAAAGCACATTTCTAACTTTTGCTTCTGGTGGAAGTTTTTCCAAATACTCACACGAGTTTCAAACTCTTTCTTCAGCAGGAGAAGACACTGTGTATATAGACAAAGACAAAAAGATAGCAATAAACAAAGAAGTATATACAGACGAAGTTATTTCTGATTTGGGTCTAGATAAAAATAATCTTTTGGAAGAAAAAGCAATTGAAGTCGGAAATATATTTTCTCTTGGAGATAAATTTTCTGAACCATTGGAACTTACTTACAAGGGTGAAAATGGTGAACCACAAAATGTTTTCATGGGTAGTTACGGTATAGGTATTTCTAGACTTATGGGTGTTGTTGTAGAAACAAACAAAGATGACAAAGGAATAATTTGGCCAAAAGAAATAACTCCATTCAAGGCACATCTTCTTGTAATTGGTGAAGATCAAAATGTAAAAGATGCTGGAGAATCTCTTTATCTAGAATTGAAAGCTTCTGGCATAGAAACCTTGTTTGATGACAGAGACGGTGTTTCTCCTGGAGAAAAACTTGGAGGCGCTGATCTTGTCGGTATTCCTGTTAGAATAGTCGTTTCCAAGAAAAGTCTGGATGCGGGTGGTTATGAGTTCAAAGAAAGAAATAGCGATAACTCGATGGTTTTGTCTAACACTGAGCTCATAGATACAATTTCTGAAATTTACAAAAAACATGATCAATAA